Proteins encoded within one genomic window of Candidatus Berkiella cookevillensis:
- a CDS encoding patatin-like phospholipase family protein, with the protein MIKGIYENLALEGGGAKGYVYLGMFEELERLGIIQDIDKISGASVGAIFGLMAATGWNAAKISEEVLNLDMAEKIKGGMLEPIKIPHNLRKGFGIHKGKALYEYYQDVIERITGDKNTTFGEWHTFKEAHPELGLKDLYVQACNVNTKLNETFSYESEHANVPIADAVRASGGFPFYFTAWKIKGCWYSDGGIQKNCPSDVFETIKGEGNPKTLSLRLDDQTEIEYYKQGITPPPREINNILDYTVAFFKAFGNVQNRDFNDSFYKDYTIFGDTLGYDTLNFDHSPKDKQAMIDSGKYAVACYFHHKHPELAVEHYDEKMLRRLQKKDHTLSFRRFLEKEKKHFSEKRAARKQAKKEKSKAAPSLTISEDNSANSIEEKALDLTNAFNEPKPEPLPDLHADASDKSHQHLPMYRQWRSNIKKTTPLSLQKETLHIPHPASSSSSHKLHKDKRL; encoded by the coding sequence TTAGGCATCATTCAAGATATCGATAAAATCTCTGGCGCATCGGTTGGCGCTATCTTTGGTTTAATGGCAGCCACAGGCTGGAACGCTGCAAAAATTTCCGAAGAAGTATTAAATTTAGATATGGCTGAAAAAATAAAAGGAGGCATGCTAGAGCCTATAAAGATTCCTCACAATTTACGCAAAGGATTTGGAATTCATAAAGGCAAGGCGCTATATGAATATTATCAAGATGTCATCGAAAGAATCACAGGTGATAAAAATACCACGTTTGGAGAATGGCATACTTTCAAAGAAGCGCATCCAGAGCTCGGTTTAAAAGATCTGTATGTGCAAGCTTGCAATGTTAACACCAAACTCAACGAAACTTTTTCCTATGAATCAGAGCATGCCAATGTACCCATTGCAGATGCTGTACGAGCTTCTGGCGGCTTTCCTTTTTATTTTACAGCTTGGAAGATAAAAGGTTGTTGGTATTCGGACGGTGGGATACAAAAAAATTGCCCTTCAGATGTATTTGAAACTATAAAAGGTGAAGGCAATCCTAAAACATTGAGTCTACGCTTAGACGATCAAACTGAAATTGAATATTATAAACAGGGTATTACACCACCACCGCGGGAAATTAATAATATTTTAGATTATACGGTGGCTTTTTTTAAAGCTTTTGGAAATGTACAAAATCGAGATTTCAACGATAGCTTTTACAAGGATTATACTATATTTGGTGACACGCTCGGTTATGATACCCTAAATTTTGATCACAGCCCTAAAGACAAGCAAGCAATGATAGACTCAGGAAAATATGCTGTTGCATGTTACTTTCATCATAAACATCCTGAACTTGCTGTAGAACACTATGATGAAAAAATGTTACGCAGGTTGCAGAAAAAAGATCACACACTCTCTTTTCGTCGGTTTTTGGAAAAAGAGAAAAAACATTTCTCTGAAAAAAGAGCTGCACGTAAACAGGCTAAAAAAGAAAAAAGTAAAGCAGCGCCATCCCTTACAATATCTGAAGATAATAGTGCCAATTCAATTGAAGAAAAGGCTCTCGATCTTACAAATGCTTTTAATGAGCCTAAACCAGAACCGCTGCCCGATCTTCACGCTGATGCTTCAGATAAATCTCATCAGCATTTGCCAATGTATAGGCAATGGCGCTCAAATATCAAAAAAACAACGCCCCTCTCATTACAGAAAGAGACATTACACATTCCTCACCCCGCCAGTAGTAGTTCTTCTCATAAGCTTCATAAAGATAAAAGATTATAA
- a CDS encoding protein kinase domain-containing protein — MLKNVFKKILPGFIFKQQDTPSRPAPSKVIVSSAPLPAAVPVQQHANPHATQFFNQIKARREEAVKLNEPALISEYILKQDLIAIYDYVLRNQNTILNTLISKDNKTPQYRGYRIEKEKSKLARSISILKDLSNQFILILDIKRKLKSGEKSLKTKIFVGGNKIGKVAWRIDTPIYAKWINLVTKRTKEKRIQNTDAEAKLSQELAQRNQCIHTGYSDLLFSYSLESQIYRTGEKYKQAHYAPFVEMDFNSFLKNKSKSLTMADKYSIADQILKAIQIMHQQNIAHQDIKEANMLISFKNGQYQIKINDFGHSTNYRHDQKESLATASYASPEIALAYKSKKSVHHEYFYDRNDSSFGIRVDRNLSKGNASRYANSKLAIKYSKPDLKNDMWAIGVVFYRLFTNSKLMENNIATQKKIEQNPLLKGLLAPIREDRFTIDQALRSLETLRNAEKVESSTPRVRIQKR, encoded by the coding sequence ATGTTGAAAAATGTCTTCAAAAAAATACTGCCTGGCTTTATATTCAAACAGCAAGACACACCATCACGTCCCGCGCCTAGTAAAGTCATTGTTAGTTCTGCACCTTTGCCTGCGGCAGTGCCTGTTCAGCAGCATGCAAACCCTCATGCAACTCAGTTTTTCAATCAAATTAAAGCACGTAGAGAAGAAGCTGTAAAATTAAATGAACCTGCTTTAATATCCGAATATATTTTAAAACAAGATTTGATTGCTATTTATGATTATGTATTAAGAAATCAAAATACTATTCTAAATACCTTGATTTCGAAGGATAACAAAACACCTCAATATCGCGGCTATCGCATTGAAAAAGAAAAATCAAAGCTTGCAAGATCAATCAGCATTCTCAAAGATCTCTCTAATCAATTTATATTAATTTTAGACATAAAAAGAAAGCTCAAGTCAGGAGAAAAATCCCTCAAAACCAAAATCTTCGTCGGTGGAAATAAAATAGGTAAAGTTGCCTGGAGAATTGATACACCCATATACGCAAAATGGATTAATCTTGTCACAAAACGCACAAAAGAAAAAAGAATCCAAAACACAGATGCCGAAGCAAAGCTGTCTCAAGAACTTGCACAAAGAAATCAATGCATTCATACCGGCTATTCTGATCTGCTTTTTAGTTACAGCTTAGAGAGCCAAATTTATCGCACTGGCGAAAAATATAAACAAGCACATTATGCCCCCTTTGTAGAAATGGATTTTAATTCTTTCTTAAAAAACAAATCAAAATCTTTAACAATGGCTGACAAATACTCTATTGCAGATCAAATATTGAAAGCTATTCAAATTATGCATCAGCAAAATATCGCACATCAAGATATCAAAGAAGCAAATATGCTTATATCTTTTAAGAATGGGCAATACCAAATTAAAATAAATGACTTTGGGCATTCTACAAATTATAGGCATGACCAAAAAGAATCTTTGGCTACCGCTTCTTATGCCTCACCAGAAATAGCTTTGGCCTATAAGAGCAAAAAAAGTGTACATCATGAGTATTTTTATGATAGAAACGACTCTTCTTTTGGCATACGCGTCGATAGAAATTTATCTAAGGGAAATGCGAGTCGATATGCAAATTCTAAATTAGCTATTAAATATAGTAAACCTGATTTGAAAAATGATATGTGGGCAATTGGCGTTGTATTTTATCGTTTATTTACTAATTCTAAGTTAATGGAGAATAATATTGCAACTCAAAAAAAGATTGAACAAAATCCTTTATTGAAAGGTTTGCTTGCACCTATTCGAGAAGATAGATTTACCATTGATCAAGCATTAAGAAGCTTAGAAACACTACGCAATGCAGAAAAAGTCGAATCATCAACACCCAGAGTAAGAATACAGAAGCGCTAG
- a CDS encoding cadherin-like domain-containing protein, whose translation MAKASNSISNFKIIKTTYKNVEYSIKIPKAPPSKYALLSAEKAVLPHQGISSAFEDRFLQYVSMDAAEFQKKLKSFQQASKNEVIVDFLDLDIEKLFDIIVDNSGSDMVTVLQSGHRDKILSIERSFSLSESENDFSKFKKIESVEREIYTESRVIVSEHIITIPPIIPNNGVPIAIALLAGPLLNFHQDEFELRDEPFATLTGNIFLEGASAGPDGLYALDLNFTRAGSVKSAILAGIQITTPEGNTMVLYTSHIPLTTTAAGDYIYTLNHPVLHIPGPDVIVVNHPQLGQIFVDVFNYTIVDSNYDSATSTISVQIVDDVAEANDNLNTVKETLLFVNGIETVTGNLLTDDDGFGIDLGADGIHILSVNGVVDGGVGDLDGAAGSIKTRTDYNTGTGIVTGELTVNTTTGAYTFELIDASSIPDAELTTQHVSTYTIIDADGDTSNANLTVTVTLNQAPIANNDAFSTNEDNPVTIAAPGVLINDTDPNAPDDTMAVVSIDTTGTIGNVIYNANGEITYDPNGQFEALAAGAQTTDSFTYTIEDAEGLSDTATVVVTINGVNDAPIVNNVTASGNEDAASIAITLTGSDVDGTIASFNLKNLPANGILYTDAALTAIAAINTDYAAVANELELYFVPALNFNGDVTFDYAAKDDLGLASVADGTATITVISVNDAPVVNNVNGILYTDVALTVIAAINTDYAAVANELELYFVPALNFNGDVTFDYAAKDDIGLASAADGTATITVISVNDAPVVDNVTASGNEDAASIAITLTGSDVDGTIASFDLKSLPANGVLYTDVALTAVAAINTDYAAVANELELYFVPALNFNGDVSFDYAAKDDLGLASAVDGTATITVISVNDAPVVNNIEGDIVNYPLEMLGAPQILDQGALATVLDVDSADFDGGTLNVEITANAVPTEDMLGIRSTAGQIEVAGFSVTYAGTEIGVLDATSIATKLLINLNADATPANVAALISAITYTNTELVLPDVTARTVSFTVTDGDGGTSNTANILIDVGDILPPVVLDLGGDGIELISAQNSNVSFEKNGMHYKMGWVGPNDAILAYDANHDGLVTDLSEINLTLYHPDAKTDLEGLKLAFDSNKDGVFDAADEHFKDFLIWQDINQDGISQASEITPLVDSHIKAIHLDSDNHIERVDGNIVFGTTTYETKQGDIFLASDLGLAILPVQPSSTSEKNPVMLSDVLVLDSTEDLIRETEEVAVLYQPVLPSLSEVMPEIDTFVHLI comes from the coding sequence ATGGCGAAGGCAAGTAACTCAATAAGCAATTTTAAAATTATTAAAACAACGTATAAAAACGTTGAATATAGCATTAAAATACCAAAAGCACCTCCCTCTAAATATGCGCTTCTTTCTGCCGAGAAAGCAGTTTTACCACATCAAGGTATTTCTTCAGCTTTTGAAGATAGATTCTTACAATATGTTTCAATGGATGCAGCAGAATTTCAAAAAAAGCTAAAAAGCTTTCAGCAAGCTTCAAAAAATGAAGTTATTGTAGATTTTCTTGATCTAGACATCGAAAAATTATTTGACATCATTGTTGATAATAGTGGTTCAGATATGGTTACTGTTTTACAATCAGGCCATAGAGACAAGATTTTATCTATAGAACGTTCTTTTAGTTTAAGTGAATCAGAAAATGATTTCTCTAAATTTAAAAAAATTGAATCTGTTGAAAGGGAAATATACACAGAATCAAGAGTTATTGTATCTGAGCACATCATCACAATACCGCCTATTATTCCTAACAATGGTGTTCCTATAGCTATCGCATTACTTGCAGGACCATTACTTAATTTTCATCAAGATGAATTTGAGTTAAGAGATGAGCCTTTTGCTACGCTAACAGGCAATATTTTTCTCGAAGGTGCTTCTGCTGGGCCAGATGGTTTGTACGCACTTGATTTAAATTTTACAAGAGCAGGTTCAGTTAAAAGCGCTATATTGGCAGGCATACAAATTACGACACCAGAAGGAAATACAATGGTGTTGTATACTTCGCATATCCCACTTACAACGACTGCTGCAGGTGATTATATTTACACACTTAATCATCCTGTTCTACATATTCCAGGCCCTGATGTGATTGTTGTAAACCATCCGCAACTAGGGCAAATATTTGTTGATGTTTTTAATTATACGATTGTGGATAGTAATTACGATTCAGCAACTTCAACAATATCGGTTCAAATTGTCGATGATGTGGCTGAGGCAAATGATAACCTAAATACAGTCAAAGAAACGTTATTATTTGTCAATGGTATAGAAACAGTAACTGGAAATTTATTAACGGATGATGATGGTTTTGGCATAGATTTAGGGGCAGATGGTATTCACATTCTTTCTGTGAATGGCGTTGTAGATGGTGGTGTTGGGGACTTGGATGGTGCAGCAGGCTCAATTAAGACGCGCACTGATTACAATACGGGAACAGGGATTGTCACAGGTGAATTAACTGTTAATACAACAACAGGTGCTTACACTTTTGAGCTGATAGATGCATCTAGTATTCCTGATGCTGAACTGACAACACAACATGTATCTACTTATACAATTATAGATGCCGATGGTGATACATCAAACGCAAATCTCACTGTCACGGTAACTTTGAATCAGGCGCCCATCGCAAATAATGATGCGTTTAGCACGAATGAAGACAATCCTGTAACGATTGCTGCGCCAGGGGTTTTAATTAATGATACAGATCCTAATGCACCAGACGATACAATGGCCGTTGTTAGCATTGATACAACCGGCACGATTGGAAATGTCATTTATAATGCAAATGGAGAAATTACTTATGATCCGAATGGGCAATTTGAAGCTTTAGCGGCAGGTGCTCAAACAACAGATTCATTTACTTATACGATTGAAGATGCTGAAGGACTAAGTGATACAGCAACGGTTGTTGTGACAATAAATGGTGTCAATGATGCGCCTATTGTAAACAATGTAACGGCAAGTGGCAATGAAGATGCAGCATCGATTGCTATTACACTGACAGGTAGCGATGTGGATGGCACAATTGCGAGTTTTAATTTAAAAAACTTACCTGCAAATGGTATTTTATACACAGATGCAGCGCTTACGGCGATAGCCGCTATTAATACAGATTATGCAGCTGTTGCTAATGAATTAGAGCTTTATTTTGTACCTGCTTTGAATTTCAATGGCGATGTAACTTTTGATTATGCTGCAAAAGACGATTTAGGCTTAGCCAGTGTTGCTGATGGAACAGCGACCATTACAGTCATTTCTGTCAACGATGCACCTGTGGTGAATAATGTAAATGGAATTTTATACACAGATGTAGCGCTTACGGTGATAGCCGCTATTAATACAGATTATGCAGCTGTTGCTAATGAATTAGAGCTTTATTTTGTACCTGCTTTGAATTTCAATGGCGATGTAACTTTTGATTATGCTGCAAAAGATGACATAGGCTTAGCCAGTGCTGCTGATGGAACAGCGACCATTACAGTCATTTCTGTCAACGATGCGCCTGTGGTTGATAATGTGACAGCAAGTGGCAATGAAGATGCAGCATCGATTGCTATTACACTGACAGGTAGTGATGTAGATGGCACAATTGCAAGTTTTGATCTAAAAAGTTTGCCTGCAAATGGTGTGTTGTACACAGATGTAGCGCTTACAGCGGTAGCTGCTATTAATACAGATTATGCAGCTGTTGCTAATGAATTAGAGCTTTATTTTGTACCTGCTTTGAATTTCAATGGCGATGTAAGCTTTGATTATGCTGCGAAAGATGACTTAGGCTTAGCCAGTGCTGTTGATGGGACGGCGACCATTACAGTCATTTCTGTCAACGATGCGCCTGTGGTGAATAATATAGAGGGTGACATCGTAAACTACCCACTCGAAATGCTGGGTGCACCACAAATATTAGATCAAGGTGCTTTAGCTACGGTTTTAGATGTAGATTCTGCTGATTTTGATGGTGGTACGCTTAACGTAGAAATTACTGCAAATGCAGTGCCCACAGAAGATATGTTGGGTATTCGATCAACAGCAGGACAAATTGAAGTTGCAGGCTTTAGTGTGACTTATGCTGGTACAGAAATAGGCGTTTTGGATGCTACATCTATTGCGACAAAGTTGTTGATCAATTTAAATGCTGATGCCACACCTGCAAATGTTGCAGCATTGATCAGCGCTATCACTTATACAAATACAGAGTTGGTGTTACCAGATGTTACCGCGCGTACAGTCAGCTTTACGGTGACAGATGGTGATGGTGGTACAAGCAATACGGCAAATATATTGATTGATGTGGGGGATATATTACCACCAGTGGTCTTAGATTTAGGGGGCGACGGAATTGAATTAATATCTGCTCAAAATTCAAATGTGAGCTTTGAAAAGAATGGCATGCACTACAAAATGGGTTGGGTTGGTCCAAATGATGCCATACTTGCTTATGATGCCAATCATGATGGTTTAGTCACAGATTTGTCAGAAATTAATTTAACTCTTTATCATCCCGATGCAAAAACAGATTTAGAAGGCTTAAAATTGGCTTTTGATAGCAATAAAGATGGTGTATTTGATGCTGCAGATGAGCATTTCAAAGATTTTTTAATTTGGCAAGATATCAATCAAGATGGTATTAGCCAAGCATCAGAGATTACGCCATTAGTAGATAGCCACATTAAAGCGATTCATCTTGATTCAGATAATCACATTGAAAGGGTGGATGGTAATATTGTTTTTGGTACAACTACCTATGAGACCAAGCAAGGCGATATATTCTTAGCCAGCGATCTTGGTTTGGCTATCTTACCTGTTCAGCCATCTTCTACATCAGAGAAGAATCCTGTAATGCTGAGCGATGTTTTAGTCTTAGATTCGACAGAAGATCTTATAAGAGAGACGGAAGAGGTAGCAGTATTGTATCAACCTGTTCTTCCTTCTTTATCAGAAGTAATGCCAGAAATAGATACTTTTGTACATTTGATATAA